In Streptomyces sclerotialus, one genomic interval encodes:
- a CDS encoding extracellular solute-binding protein, producing MKRVAAAAAAVLCLLAAGCTDPGPAPAVDGDIVLATGSDLSSTGVRRELIRQWERRTGRTVRIVKLPDTADGQRSQLLAAGQSGNSGYDVLNIDVAWTAEFAAAGIIRPWGAELDGDFLASVKKTVVTGSDGTVWAVPFNTDAGLLYYRSDLLEKYGYDGPPETWEQLRTWSQEIMAKENAHRPPAEKLYGMVAQLRPYEGLTVNTLESVWASGGDPERTAHLAGALQQGVYALKERLRTIMPQEATAMDETASRQWFAEGRALFMRNWPVEYASVAEKLEPGRQFDVAQLPAGSPEGRHRTVLGGQNLAVAADAAHPDEARSLITALTSARSEHCLLQRGFAATRASAYDGTAPPCDLPPDDARREEGDGARHSTAPPGQDPPYTDLLHRALKDAAPRPRSPHYATYSKVVQLYVSDYLTGTDDASIADALAEEATKALSGRGERGR from the coding sequence GTGAAGCGCGTGGCCGCGGCGGCCGCCGCCGTCCTCTGCCTGCTCGCGGCGGGCTGTACGGACCCGGGGCCCGCGCCTGCCGTGGACGGTGACATCGTCCTGGCCACCGGCAGCGATCTCAGCAGCACCGGGGTGCGCCGGGAGCTGATCCGGCAGTGGGAGCGGCGGACCGGGAGGACGGTCCGCATCGTCAAGCTGCCGGACACCGCCGACGGGCAGCGCAGCCAGCTGCTGGCCGCAGGACAGTCCGGCAACAGCGGGTACGACGTGCTCAACATCGACGTGGCCTGGACCGCGGAGTTCGCCGCCGCCGGCATCATCCGGCCGTGGGGCGCGGAGCTGGACGGCGACTTCCTCGCCAGCGTCAAGAAGACGGTCGTCACCGGCTCCGACGGCACCGTCTGGGCCGTCCCCTTCAACACGGACGCCGGACTGCTCTACTACCGCAGCGACCTGCTGGAGAAGTACGGGTACGACGGGCCGCCGGAGACCTGGGAGCAGCTGCGGACCTGGTCGCAGGAGATCATGGCGAAGGAGAACGCCCACCGTCCGCCGGCCGAGAAGCTGTACGGCATGGTCGCCCAGCTGCGGCCCTACGAAGGTCTCACCGTCAACACCCTGGAGTCGGTCTGGGCGTCCGGCGGCGACCCGGAGCGGACCGCCCACCTCGCCGGGGCGCTGCAGCAGGGCGTGTACGCGCTCAAGGAGCGGCTGCGTACGATCATGCCGCAGGAGGCGACGGCGATGGACGAGACCGCCAGCCGGCAGTGGTTCGCCGAGGGGCGGGCGCTGTTCATGCGGAACTGGCCGGTGGAGTACGCCTCGGTCGCCGAGAAGCTCGAACCGGGCCGGCAGTTCGACGTGGCCCAGCTGCCCGCGGGCTCGCCGGAGGGCCGGCACCGCACCGTCCTGGGCGGCCAGAACCTCGCCGTAGCGGCCGACGCCGCGCATCCGGACGAAGCGCGTTCGCTGATCACCGCCCTCACCTCGGCCCGCAGCGAGCACTGCCTGCTGCAGCGCGGCTTCGCGGCCACCCGGGCCTCGGCGTACGACGGCACGGCGCCCCCGTGCGACCTGCCGCCCGACGACGCCCGGCGGGAGGAGGGCGACGGCGCCCGGCACAGCACCGCGCCGCCCGGCCAGGACCCGCCGTACACGGACCTGCTGCACCGCGCGCTCAAGGACGCGGCGCCCCGCCCGCGCAGCCCGCACTACGCCACGTACAGCAAGGTCGTCCAGCTGTACGTCTCCGACTACCTCACCGGCACGGACGACGCGTCCATCGCCGACGCGCTCGCCGAGGAAGCGACGAAGGCGCTCAGCGGCCGCGGAGAACGCGGACGCTGA